In Calonectris borealis chromosome Z, bCalBor7.hap1.2, whole genome shotgun sequence, a single genomic region encodes these proteins:
- the TMEM215 gene encoding transmembrane protein 215, giving the protein MVRTMRPDDINPRTGLVVALVSVFLVFGFMFTVSGIKGETLGDIPLLAIGPAICLPGIAAIALTRKTDGCTKWPKNKCPCCKQVKDRDVMELLRTPSDLESGKGSCDELAEKAYQKDRRVLRGEDSVSICTTTTTTTMGECKSLIRKVEQEEMLRYLETCYPEMPGNVFVGDGSTYSALEKSSSPTRDSAPCPDIEDNIFVAPKDSIIVCSYKENSPYDRYCCYINPTGVNSDQETIV; this is encoded by the coding sequence ATGGTGCGGACCATGAGACCCGACGACATCAACCCCCGGACGGGGCTGGTGGTGGCTCTGGTCAGCGTCTTCCTGGTGTTCGGCTTCATGTTCACCGTGTCCGGCATCAAGGGAGAGACCCTGGGGGACATCCCGCTGCTGGCCATCGGGCCGGCCATCTGCCTGCCGGGCATTGCCGCCATCGCCCTCACCAGAAAGACTGACGGCTGCACCAAATGGCCCAAGAACAAGTGTCCGTGCTGCAAGCAAGTCAAGGACCGGGATGTCATGGAGCTGCTGAGGACCCCCTCGGACCTGGAGTCTGGCAAGGGCAGTTGCGACGAGCTGGCCGAGAAAGCATACCAGAAGGACAGGAGAGTGCTGCGGGGCGAGGACTCCGTGTCCAtctgcaccaccaccaccaccaccaccatgggaGAGTGCAAGAGCCTCATCAGAAAggtggagcaggaggagatgctgagatACCTGGAGACCTGTTACCCAGAGATGCCGGGGAATGTGTTCGTGGGAGATGGCTCCACGTACAGTGCCTTGGAGAAGAGCTCTTCTCCCACCAGGGACAGTGCTCCTTGCCCTGACATTGAAGACAACATTTTTGTTGCTCCTAAAGACAGTATCATTGTCTGCTCTTACAAGGAGAACAGCCCTTATGACAGATACTGTTGTTACATAAACCCTACTGGAGTCAACTCAGACCAGGAGACCATAGTGTGA